The genomic segment TTTTGGTGGGATAAACACAAAAATAATGTGTTATTAGAGGAGGCAAGTGAATATGGAGATGCAATAGGTTCTCATGATAAGGATAAAATTTCTAGACTAGAAAAGCTTAAAGTAGGCAAAACAGTATATTCGGATTTAGCAAAACTCCAATTGGGTGCGTATTATGCTACTAATAAGGATTTTAATCGTTCTATACATAATTATGAGTTACTGATAGACTCAAAAAGTACAGATAAAATTTATAGAGACTATGCAGAGTTGATGGTAATTAAGATGAAAATATCATCAGGGAAGATTAACTCAGAGGAAGGGATAGAAATGTATGAGAGTTTTTATAAAAATGCAGAATATTTTAATAATATTGCAGTTTTGGGCCAATCAATATTGCTCATGAATAAAGGCGAAAAAGGTAAGGTTTCTTCTAAATTGAATGAAATACTAACTGATAATGAATCTCCAAATCTGTTGATGTATCTTGCAAGAATGATAGAGAAGAGGGTTCAATCGTAGCCTAATCTTTTGCTGGATTTTGATTTGGGCTTTAGGATTTATGATTCATAAAAAAAGCTTTACAGTACACATGTTTAGCTTTAAGTTCTGCTCAAGAAAATTATATTCAAAATAATTTATGCTGATGAATAGCAAAGTATTTGGTTCAATATTGATTGTCGCAGGGACTAGTATCGGAGCAAGCATGTTGGCATTGCCAATGATTTCATCGTCCTTGGGTGAAATAAAAAGTTTATTTTTGCTGATAATGGTCTGGTTATTAGGATATTATTCTTCTTTAATGGTTCTTAAAGTTAATTTATTTTACAAAGGAGCATTTTCAGTTTCTGAGTTATGTAAAAAGAGTTTTGATTTTAAAATTTGGCTCATTGCAGATTTGTCAATCATAACGCTATTTTATTCTCTTTTAGCAGCTTATATATCAGGAATCGTTGAGATAAGTGTGTTGGAAAATATGCCACATTCATCTCATTTACTTAGTAATGGAGTTATAGGATATTTAGTAGTGGTTATATTGGTATTTTTTATAATATTTAATTTTAAAGTTTTGGACGTAAGTAATAGAATTATTTTTGTTATAAAAATAGGGGTTTTTATAACCATGTTATATTTTTTAAGCTCAAAGGTAGAATTGAGTAATTTGAAAAATTTCAATGGATACTTATCACAAAACAACAATTTATTTAAAGCAATTCCAGTTTTTTTCACATCATTTGGATTCCATGGTAGCATACCATCTATAATGAAATATTTAAACAATAATGAAAAAGATATAAAAAAAGCATTTTTATGGGGCAGCTTTTTAAGTCTAATTATATATTGTCTTTGGATATTTTTTACATCTGCAGTGCTACCAAAACATGGTTTAATCAGCTTTGATACTGTGAATAATAGTGATAATAAATTGCATGAATTTATAAAAATGCTTGCAGAGAGAACTGAGCAAGATAAATTGCACGTTATTATTTCAGTATTTAGTTGGATGGCGATAATTACTTCTTTTTTAGGAGTGGGAGTGGGTTTGTATGATTATATTTTAGAGAAATTTAAATTTAAAAGGGAAGTATTTAAAGATCAATTAAAAGGAATATTTATAACATTTTTTCCTCCTTTATTAATAGTAATTCTTGGAAAAAATATTTTTGTAAAAGCCTTGGCTTTTGCTGCAATTAGTTTAAGTATGTTGGCAATCATATTTCCAGCATTTATAGCCCTAAAATTAGGGCAAAAAAATAAGATAGCTATAATTATGTCATTAATATTAGGGGTGCTTATAATTACAATCGAACTAGTTAATTTTTTATAAATGATGTGATTTTATACAGAATATAGAAGCATTTATATGACAACATAAGTAACCATAAATTATAACTACATGAATTTAAATAGATTGGATCTTAGTGTATTTGTAATTTTGACGGTTTTGACGTTACTATACACGGTATTGTTATCAAGAAGGCATAATGAAAAAAGTGCGGTTGATTATTTACTCTTTGGTCGCAAATTGACACTTCCTTTATTTGTTACAACATTGGTTTCCACTTGGTATGGAGATATTTTTGGTGTCACGCAAATAGCGTTTAAAAGGGGGATTAATACTATCGCAATATATGGAATTGGTTTTTATATTTCTGGGATTTTCTTTATGCTATTTTTTGTCGAAAAGGCAAGAAAAATGAATGTTTTTACATTGCCAGAGATAATTCAGAAAAAATATGGCAAAACTGCATATAAATTATCTTCATTAATGATTTTGATTAAAGCATTGCCTGTTACGTATCTTATTGGGATAGGGTTGCTGATTCAAAGATTATTCGGTTTAGATTTGTATTATTCCATGATTGTGGGGCTAATTTTTGTTATTTCGTATATTGGTGTTAGGGGGTTTAGTGGTATCATATACTCAGATGCAATTCAATTTGTATTGATGTATGTATCGGTGATTATGGTTGTTGTATTTTCTTATTTTCAATATGGTGGATATGATTTTTTAGATATTAATTTAGATGAAAGTTATTTCTCAATAAATGCTAATGAGGCTTTTTCCGGACTTTTTTTGTGGTTTTTTATTTCGATTATAACAACATTTATGAGTCCTGTTTTTTACCAAAGGTGTTTTGCAGCAAAGGATGTGAAAATTGCAAAAAGAGGGATTGTTATTTCGGTTATATTTTGGATGATTTGTGATTTTTGTACTGTAACGGGTTCCATGTATGCTAAAGCAGTTTTGCCTAACTCAATGCCTAATGAGGCTTATTTTAATTATGCATTGAATATTTTGCCAATAGGTTTGAAGGGTGTATTTCTTGCTGGTATAGCTGCAACGATATTATCTACTCTTGATTCATTTTTATTTATTTGTAGTAACACGTTGGTATATGATTTGTTTGATAAAAGATTTTCCAAAAGTAATGTATATAAAATGGGAAGTCTCATTGTTGTGGGTGGTGTGACGTTTTTTTTAGCAGGCCATTTTGCTAATGATATTGATAAATTTTATCTTTTGCTTAGGAGTTATTGTGGGGTAACTTTAGCTATACCATTGATGTGCACAATTATATTTGGCAAATTTTTAAGTGAAAAGCAATTTGTTGCGTCTATAATATTAGCTGGTTTATTTATGGCCATAAATGATCTTATTAAAACTGAGTTTTATGTAGAAAGTTTCTATATAGGAGCTCTAGCAAGTTTTTTTAGCATAGCAATTTTCGTTATTATAAATAATACAAAAAAAAAGTTTTTATTGAAAGCGCGTTACTAATCAAATGAATATTGGGTTTGGCATAAAAATCACTTGACTAGATGGGAAGTTATAAATATTATCTCCTGACCACATTGTTTTAATTTTATAAATATTTGTAATGCCAACGATAAGTCAATTAGTTAGAAATCCTAGGAAATCTAAGGTACCTAAGAATAAGGTTCCAGCTTTGCAAGGTTGCCCTCAAAAAAGAGGTGTTTGCGCTAGGGTGTATACCACTACCCCAAGAAAGCCGAACTCAGCTATGAGGAAGGTTGCCAGAGTAAAGCTTACTAATGGATATGAAGTAACTAGTTATATACCTGGTGAAGGTCACAATCTTCAAGAGCACTCTGTGATATTGATTAGAGGTGGTAGAGTAAAAGATTTGCCAGGTGTTAGGTATCACACTATTAGAGGTGCTTTAGATACTCAAGGCGTTCAAAAGAGGAAGCAATGTAGGTCTAAATATGGAACAAAAAAACCTAAATCGTAAATAATATGTCAAGACGTAGAGCTGCGGAAATAAAGAGTGTTACTCCTGATGCAAATTACAAAAGCGTAGTAATTGCAAAGTTCATAAATTATTTGATGTATGATGGTAAAAAATCAAAAGCTGAAAAAATTGTTTATGAAGCTATTGAAAATCTTTCTAATAAAGTAAAGAAAGAGCCAATTGAAGCTTTTGAAGAGATTGTGGACAATTTGAGGCCCGCAATAGAGGTGAAGTCAAGAAGAGTTGGTGGAGCAACTTATCAGGTTCCTATGGAAGTTAGATCTTCTAGATCTTTATCCTTAGCTCTGAAGTGGCTCGCAAATGCTGCGAGATCAAGGAAATCAGAGAAAACTATGGTTGATAGACTTTCTGGTGAACTTGTGGATGCCTATAATAAAAAGGGAATGGCATATAAGAAAAAAGAAGATACTCATAAAATGGCTGAGTCTAATAAGGCATTTTCTCACTATAGGTGGTAATTATGAGTAACAGAGAAACAAAAATAGAAGATTATAGAAATATTGGTATAATGGCGCATATTGACGCTGGAAAAACTACCACTACAGAAAGAATACTTTATTATACTGGCAAATCTCACAAAATAGGTGAGGTTCATGAAGGGAATGCCACAATGGATTGGATGGAGCAGGAGCAAGAGCGTGGTATAACGATAACATCTGCTGCAACAACTTGTTTTTGGAAAAGCAGAAGTGGTCACCAGTGTAGGATTAACATCATTGATACCCCGGGTCACGTTGATTTTACAATTGAAGTGGAGAGGTCGTTAAGAGTCCTTGATGGCGCTATAGCTGTTTTTGATGGAGTTGCTGGTGTTGAGCCACAATCGGAGACGGTATGGAGGCAAGCAGATAAGTATAATGTTCCAAGAATGTGCTTTGTTAATAAAATGGATAGGACTGGGGCTGATTTTTATAGATGTGTTGACATGATTGTCAATAGATTAGGTGCTAAACCTGCTGTCATGCAATTGCCTATTGGGGCAGAAGATGAGTTTTTAGGAGTTGTGGATTTGATATCAAATCAATCTATAACATGGAAAGATGATAAATTGGGAGCAGAGTATGAATATGGTGAAATTCCAGATGATTTGAAGGATAGGGCCGAGGAGTATAGGGCTAGTCTAATTGAGCTTGTAGTAGAGTCTGACGATGAATTGATGGAGAAATATCTATCAGGTAAGAGCTTAACTGCAGAAGAAATCAGAATTTGTGTTCGTAAAGGTGTTTTAAAGGGTTTGTTTATCCCAGTTTTTTGTGGCTCGGCATTTAAAAACAAAGGGGTGCAACCTTTGTTAGATGCGGTGGTTGATTATCTTCCAAGTCCTGTAGATATTCATGCTGCAAAAGGACTAAAAGTATCAAATGATGAAGAAGTTGAAGTTAGGCCTTCGG from the Candidatus Bandiella numerosa genome contains:
- a CDS encoding tetratricopeptide repeat protein — its product is MDVLDEIRDEVNKERFYNFLQNYGKHVAILVLATFICFIIYFWWDKHKNNVLLEEASEYGDAIGSHDKDKISRLEKLKVGKTVYSDLAKLQLGAYYATNKDFNRSIHNYELLIDSKSTDKIYRDYAELMVIKMKISSGKINSEEGIEMYESFYKNAEYFNNIAVLGQSILLMNKGEKGKVSSKLNEILTDNESPNLLMYLARMIEKRVQS
- a CDS encoding aromatic amino acid transport family protein; this encodes MNSKVFGSILIVAGTSIGASMLALPMISSSLGEIKSLFLLIMVWLLGYYSSLMVLKVNLFYKGAFSVSELCKKSFDFKIWLIADLSIITLFYSLLAAYISGIVEISVLENMPHSSHLLSNGVIGYLVVVILVFFIIFNFKVLDVSNRIIFVIKIGVFITMLYFLSSKVELSNLKNFNGYLSQNNNLFKAIPVFFTSFGFHGSIPSIMKYLNNNEKDIKKAFLWGSFLSLIIYCLWIFFTSAVLPKHGLISFDTVNNSDNKLHEFIKMLAERTEQDKLHVIISVFSWMAIITSFLGVGVGLYDYILEKFKFKREVFKDQLKGIFITFFPPLLIVILGKNIFVKALAFAAISLSMLAIIFPAFIALKLGQKNKIAIIMSLILGVLIITIELVNFL
- a CDS encoding sodium:solute symporter, translated to MNLNRLDLSVFVILTVLTLLYTVLLSRRHNEKSAVDYLLFGRKLTLPLFVTTLVSTWYGDIFGVTQIAFKRGINTIAIYGIGFYISGIFFMLFFVEKARKMNVFTLPEIIQKKYGKTAYKLSSLMILIKALPVTYLIGIGLLIQRLFGLDLYYSMIVGLIFVISYIGVRGFSGIIYSDAIQFVLMYVSVIMVVVFSYFQYGGYDFLDINLDESYFSINANEAFSGLFLWFFISIITTFMSPVFYQRCFAAKDVKIAKRGIVISVIFWMICDFCTVTGSMYAKAVLPNSMPNEAYFNYALNILPIGLKGVFLAGIAATILSTLDSFLFICSNTLVYDLFDKRFSKSNVYKMGSLIVVGGVTFFLAGHFANDIDKFYLLLRSYCGVTLAIPLMCTIIFGKFLSEKQFVASIILAGLFMAINDLIKTEFYVESFYIGALASFFSIAIFVIINNTKKKFLLKARY
- the rpsL gene encoding 30S ribosomal protein S12; its protein translation is MPTISQLVRNPRKSKVPKNKVPALQGCPQKRGVCARVYTTTPRKPNSAMRKVARVKLTNGYEVTSYIPGEGHNLQEHSVILIRGGRVKDLPGVRYHTIRGALDTQGVQKRKQCRSKYGTKKPKS
- the rpsG gene encoding 30S ribosomal protein S7, with translation MSRRRAAEIKSVTPDANYKSVVIAKFINYLMYDGKKSKAEKIVYEAIENLSNKVKKEPIEAFEEIVDNLRPAIEVKSRRVGGATYQVPMEVRSSRSLSLALKWLANAARSRKSEKTMVDRLSGELVDAYNKKGMAYKKKEDTHKMAESNKAFSHYRW